From Sporocytophaga myxococcoides, the proteins below share one genomic window:
- a CDS encoding T9SS type A sorting domain-containing protein: protein MKKACTLILFTLLVQLCYAQGDSPRVRQYNIGQAFTSITLDPIGNVWAGTKNAGLWKLNRDSIGETPRPLSLYTSQGLTSYTIQTITANNQGGQVRVWAGIKGSGTTSVGGGIYVYNDGNTTPKILRNERNQYISKKMNLIPVKFDGTPSRNPIALATDPDGGIWAAHGYHDLTVTSTGVTIYDPITHYPYYQDKPGYYLTPGGLGYKAPNSNVFDNLSMQHMPYPAYTVNTPLDKTAGTRQCVSVGCGNRETWMGFGTYEIDVEESGGGTRHSGIAKFSSIGTLLGYIDASNTPQLPFTNSFASPRAIAIHWQKTGDPWIGFNQNKGFAVYKNYIYTTAEWVYVDKLLYYDTVSGTDLPSRLLPNGIRINADAPHAISSAGQRVFIGTQDGLLVYKGEGDLKQDSSYILITTINGLSSNNIKGVAASSRYIYAATDNGINEIFLPSDMIVFHVTDKDIPNEEGNYETIATLASRNNLNIRFNENDLPMIAADGTTSTVFRYYTNDFEGFYSGKYQFGFGGDYENRDTNRYGSFHLKAKHIYSEDNPSYVDLIYRHPTYIDAFDPEKSGQDLLFTISKRGVIGSFDFRHNMRIVFPPVLMVHGIWSSIHSFKVMENKLIESKQYKPFQLLRIFHENPIHPEPRFWAPEQTGKIPEGIIKLLSKCSANGLSAGRVDVLGHSRGGIMTRLYIQSQGVPYRDNVNKLITFNTPHAGSQQANWVCDPRVIPVYIKPSQFSPDIIEIPFELNSIAKKMGLEGLEYTDENGNVTVFNDDANGAWQLRVNDPLFSDVLNGETRLNDTIFKHAIQTIHRFEWSLVNINDKGLSSNKRLNAIRLALLTRNPAFYLTATTGIGLTIDSFLKHLFDGEYNDVIVPVSSQRGGLNRSYYTDMAELHPGRSIAHSNSAGASVVEDDYVIEKTLTLLKEPSAYRYQTSGETALLSKDGFYKDGFTPLKYTFLPNIPGDNGTGNSGGGRRLSARKVSEGNRPEDSYINIDSIQGNPVRQMGDTVTYSVSYGKNIKHILMYYEGANSKSTYSEYKIADSINYRTTFTFPVPKEELSKFLITAYGFTNETLISVDTSILSLNKPIGLKADSISIIGPDKFINLENGIEERYSVIAHFNDGISRDITYSNDIAYLKRNADIIEVDNKGIIKGTKEGLTSFIVKYDNQFDSIFVNVIKNTSVAQTYLYNFKGELNKLTSEVNLTWETFQEYKTKHFSVERSINGISFDSIGFVSAGGTQALGAEYSFTDPSFSGKNIYYRLILIDSTGKETSSNKIKVVQDPVVSAINPITVENKSGLIILPNPVSSGKFDLEFNSKSKDSNGILTITDLNGIKVFERKVSVENGFNKMNISIPSSVIPGIYIVDIKAQNNNYRSKLVIAY from the coding sequence ATGAAAAAAGCATGTACTCTTATTTTGTTTACCTTGCTGGTTCAGCTTTGCTATGCACAAGGCGACAGCCCAAGGGTCCGACAATATAATATCGGACAGGCATTTACATCTATTACGCTTGATCCGATTGGCAATGTCTGGGCGGGGACCAAAAATGCAGGTCTCTGGAAACTGAACCGGGACTCGATAGGTGAAACACCAAGGCCATTAAGCCTATACACTTCTCAGGGATTAACCAGCTATACCATTCAGACCATTACAGCCAATAACCAAGGTGGTCAGGTAAGAGTCTGGGCAGGAATAAAAGGATCCGGGACCACATCTGTAGGAGGTGGTATCTATGTATACAATGATGGAAATACCACACCTAAAATCCTCAGAAATGAGAGAAACCAGTATATCTCCAAAAAGATGAATCTTATTCCTGTCAAATTTGATGGAACTCCAAGCAGAAACCCAATTGCATTAGCAACTGACCCAGACGGAGGAATCTGGGCAGCACATGGATATCATGATTTGACAGTAACGAGCACGGGTGTCACAATTTATGACCCTATAACTCATTACCCATATTACCAGGACAAACCAGGATATTATTTAACACCTGGTGGCTTAGGGTACAAAGCACCAAATTCAAATGTTTTTGATAATCTTTCAATGCAGCACATGCCCTATCCTGCTTATACAGTCAATACACCATTAGATAAGACTGCAGGAACACGCCAATGTGTATCTGTCGGATGCGGAAACAGAGAAACCTGGATGGGATTCGGAACTTATGAAATAGATGTTGAAGAGTCAGGAGGAGGAACAAGACATTCAGGAATTGCAAAATTCAGCTCTATCGGCACTCTGCTGGGGTATATAGATGCTTCCAATACACCTCAACTACCATTCACAAATTCATTTGCAAGCCCAAGGGCAATTGCCATTCATTGGCAAAAAACAGGAGATCCGTGGATTGGCTTCAATCAAAACAAAGGATTTGCTGTTTACAAAAACTACATTTATACAACTGCAGAATGGGTATACGTTGACAAGCTATTGTACTATGATACGGTTAGTGGCACAGACCTTCCTTCCAGATTATTACCTAATGGAATCAGAATCAATGCAGATGCTCCTCATGCGATTTCAAGTGCAGGACAAAGAGTATTCATAGGTACTCAGGATGGCTTGCTTGTATATAAAGGAGAGGGTGATTTAAAACAAGACTCTTCCTATATTCTGATTACAACTATAAATGGTTTATCTTCCAACAATATCAAAGGTGTGGCGGCTTCATCCAGATACATATATGCAGCCACAGACAATGGAATCAATGAAATATTTCTTCCTTCGGATATGATCGTCTTCCATGTGACGGACAAGGATATTCCTAATGAAGAAGGCAATTATGAAACAATTGCAACATTAGCCAGCAGAAATAACCTAAACATCAGGTTCAATGAAAATGACTTACCTATGATAGCTGCCGATGGTACAACCTCAACAGTTTTCAGATACTACACTAATGACTTTGAAGGATTCTATTCGGGAAAATATCAGTTTGGATTCGGAGGAGACTATGAAAACAGAGACACCAACAGATATGGAAGCTTCCATTTAAAGGCGAAACACATATATTCAGAAGATAATCCCAGTTATGTAGACTTAATTTACAGGCATCCAACCTACATAGACGCATTTGATCCTGAAAAAAGTGGCCAGGACCTTTTATTTACAATAAGTAAAAGAGGGGTTATAGGTAGCTTCGACTTCAGACATAACATGAGAATTGTATTCCCTCCCGTTCTGATGGTTCATGGAATCTGGAGCAGTATCCACTCATTTAAAGTAATGGAAAACAAGCTGATTGAGTCTAAACAATATAAACCGTTTCAGCTTTTGAGAATTTTCCATGAAAATCCGATACATCCGGAGCCTCGTTTCTGGGCGCCAGAACAAACTGGCAAAATCCCTGAAGGTATCATTAAATTACTCTCCAAATGCAGCGCTAATGGTCTTTCGGCCGGAAGAGTTGACGTTCTGGGACATAGCAGAGGCGGCATTATGACACGATTATATATCCAAAGTCAAGGTGTTCCCTACAGAGACAATGTAAACAAACTGATTACTTTTAACACCCCTCATGCAGGATCACAACAAGCAAACTGGGTATGCGATCCAAGAGTAATACCTGTTTACATCAAGCCATCTCAATTTAGTCCCGATATTATAGAGATTCCCTTTGAACTGAATTCAATTGCAAAAAAAATGGGTTTAGAAGGTCTTGAGTACACTGATGAAAATGGAAATGTTACCGTCTTTAATGATGATGCCAATGGCGCATGGCAACTTCGGGTTAACGATCCTTTATTTTCAGACGTTCTAAATGGAGAAACCAGATTAAATGATACTATATTCAAACATGCCATACAAACCATCCATCGTTTCGAATGGTCTTTAGTTAACATCAATGACAAAGGATTATCTTCCAACAAAAGGTTGAATGCGATTAGACTTGCACTTCTTACAAGGAATCCTGCATTTTACCTTACAGCAACAACAGGCATTGGTCTCACAATTGACTCTTTCCTTAAACACCTCTTTGATGGAGAATACAATGATGTGATTGTACCTGTCAGCAGTCAAAGAGGTGGTTTAAACCGATCATATTACACAGATATGGCTGAACTTCACCCTGGCAGAAGCATCGCGCATAGTAATAGTGCAGGTGCAAGCGTTGTTGAAGATGACTATGTCATTGAAAAAACACTAACTCTTTTAAAAGAGCCTTCAGCATATCGTTACCAGACCTCAGGAGAAACGGCTCTTTTATCAAAAGATGGATTTTATAAGGATGGCTTTACCCCTCTAAAATATACGTTTCTACCTAATATACCAGGTGATAATGGGACCGGGAACAGCGGTGGAGGAAGAAGATTATCGGCAAGAAAGGTTTCAGAAGGCAATAGACCTGAAGATTCTTATATTAATATAGATTCTATTCAAGGCAATCCGGTCCGACAAATGGGAGACACCGTCACCTATTCTGTGAGCTATGGAAAGAATATTAAACACATTTTAATGTATTATGAAGGTGCCAATTCAAAATCAACCTACAGTGAATATAAAATAGCTGACAGTATTAATTACAGAACAACATTTACTTTTCCAGTACCTAAAGAAGAGTTGAGTAAATTTCTTATCACTGCATATGGATTCACTAACGAGACTTTAATATCGGTTGACACTAGCATTTTATCATTAAATAAACCTATAGGGCTTAAAGCAGATAGTATAAGCATCATTGGACCTGATAAATTTATTAATCTGGAAAATGGCATTGAGGAAAGATATTCTGTTATTGCTCATTTTAATGATGGTATATCAAGAGATATAACATACTCAAATGATATTGCCTATTTGAAAAGGAATGCGGATATCATTGAAGTGGATAATAAAGGAATTATTAAAGGGACTAAAGAAGGTCTTACCTCATTTATAGTTAAATATGACAATCAATTCGACTCAATTTTTGTAAATGTTATTAAAAATACATCCGTTGCTCAAACCTACCTTTACAACTTCAAAGGCGAATTAAATAAACTTACCAGCGAGGTTAATCTCACTTGGGAAACATTCCAGGAGTATAAGACCAAGCATTTCAGTGTTGAAAGAAGCATCAATGGAATTTCATTTGACTCCATTGGTTTTGTAAGTGCAGGAGGAACGCAGGCTTTAGGTGCAGAGTACAGCTTCACTGACCCTTCTTTTTCAGGCAAAAATATTTACTATCGTTTGATACTGATTGACTCTACTGGAAAAGAAACAAGTAGTAATAAAATTAAAGTAGTTCAGGATCCAGTTGTAAGTGCCATAAATCCAATTACTGTAGAAAATAAATCCGGACTTATAATCCTCCCGAACCCGGTAAGTTCTGGAAAATTTGACTTAGAGTTTAATTCAAAATCAAAGGATTCTAATGGCATCCTGACAATCACTGATTTAAATGGAATCAAGGTTTTCGAAAGAAAAGTAAGTGTTGAAAATGGTTTTAATAAAATGAATATTTCGATTCCATCTTCAGTTATTCCTGGTATTTATATCGTTGACATAAAAGCACAGAATAATAATTACAGATCCAAGCTTGTGATTGCTTATTAA
- a CDS encoding PorP/SprF family type IX secretion system membrane protein — translation MILTIPAICSGQQRIHFTQYMVNQYVLNPAVGGVSGDLEMAVGYRKQWVNFNGGPQSYYFSGHLPIKLRKKPTSKTKAFPFHSVGIFIYKDVTGPISKTSALASYSYNIPVFKDFRLALGLFMGALQINLDQSKLKFDQDGEVLRFNNKTMPDASSGLWFYNPRFFIGASVNQLFMNRMNFYNDFGYMVYHYYLTSGYKIPLGYEIDRNSNYNFYLIPSFMLKYGGTGTPPSLDLNLKIRYRDLFWTGGSYRVRDSFSFLAGLLFHSKKNGVFEVGYSYDYTISKINHYTSGSHEIILKYNYKLKRQIPCPDNFW, via the coding sequence TTGATCTTAACTATACCTGCTATATGTTCTGGTCAGCAAAGAATACATTTTACCCAGTACATGGTAAATCAGTATGTATTAAATCCTGCAGTCGGAGGTGTAAGCGGAGACCTTGAAATGGCTGTGGGATACAGAAAACAATGGGTTAACTTTAATGGTGGACCACAAAGTTATTATTTTAGCGGCCATCTTCCTATAAAACTCCGGAAGAAACCTACTTCTAAAACCAAAGCTTTTCCTTTTCATTCTGTAGGAATTTTTATATACAAAGACGTCACAGGACCTATCAGCAAGACTTCAGCACTGGCCTCCTATAGTTATAATATTCCTGTATTTAAAGATTTCAGACTTGCATTAGGACTTTTTATGGGAGCCTTGCAAATCAATCTTGACCAAAGTAAGCTTAAGTTTGATCAGGATGGTGAAGTACTTAGATTTAATAACAAGACTATGCCAGATGCCAGTTCTGGTCTGTGGTTTTACAATCCAAGATTTTTTATAGGTGCATCAGTGAATCAACTGTTTATGAACAGAATGAATTTTTACAATGACTTTGGGTATATGGTTTATCATTATTATTTGACTTCAGGCTATAAAATTCCACTGGGTTATGAAATTGACAGGAATTCAAACTATAACTTTTATCTGATACCATCATTCATGCTAAAGTATGGGGGAACTGGAACTCCTCCTTCTTTAGATCTTAATCTAAAAATAAGATACAGAGATTTATTCTGGACAGGTGGTTCTTACCGGGTGAGAGATTCATTTTCTTTCCTTGCAGGACTACTGTTTCATTCGAAAAAAAATGGTGTATTCGAAGTTGGGTACTCTTATGATTATACCATAAGCAAAATAAATCATTACACATCTGGGAGTCATGAGATTATACTGAAATACAATTATAAATTAAAACGTCAGATCCCATGCCCTGACAATTTCTGGTAA
- a CDS encoding T9SS C-terminal target domain-containing protein, producing the protein MKKSVLIYLTIICLTILSNEGFGQIQVNFNTFTPGDSCKSRTVQFDASTSTGPISSYQWEFKNKTTGASLGVGTGKNITKNFLTPGLYEAILTVSDGSFTLTKAVDIKVYHQPQVDFTSDVQEGCLPQKINFIDKSSAGDGIITKWEWNYNDGKKDIFTTATNPSHDYIAGGSYTPTLILTNSFGCTNSLPKDKFITIYDKITPAFLSTNNYSCTAPHTATFENLSPIDGRFNYTWDFGDGTKLESNDPFINHEYIKPGIYSIKLTAQNTPGNCSTFVQSSGVKNVFIGKPAADFDIASKFCLGTSTYIYPKADTTGISNEGKWFFEDDNSVYNSKTGYHTFNKEGKWKVKYVTFNTYSGCYSDTATKEVEVLPIPTADLIPDIPNGCQIPHLVTFRNLSKNGNTYEWNFGDGTLPLVTTDLSPVTKNYNAFSTYTVRLKVTNDAGCSTTKNYNYIRIQKPSVDITVNPTEGCMPLTVNIKAKPTSNDPGLKYVYDFGNGQTDTASVDQHSGTYPVQGSFTVKVRIITNQGCIAESTGKTVTVNEFCDDDGGGGGGGGGGGPISVDRSSDCNQKYTFTFNDTTSTATVISWDFDGTFINNSSNPITYTFPDYTGNKKFMVTAKLQDHGTGSIIEHKKRVTVVDEKANFIPDVLNICKGLTVKFNTTEIDSSNISKYTWDFRDSTARKIINNTLNYKNYGTYLNGNISYVYKDTGIFYPKLIIEDKFGCKDSIQYPLPIVVKGPKAYFTIDTASFCKGKFSVAFSDSSKANGLTPINQWKWDFGDGTSLTSSEDTLVNHQYNNTSYYRNYKTSLTITDSLGCTDKYERNVTSFVPRASFYTNDTLRCGKFNISFTNNSSAYVSNYNQYTWKYGNGKISTGYSGNTVFSDTGKFTITLIVKDDGGCVDSITKSNYVKLVKPVADFAVGSDTAKCIGTFSLPFTSTSTYGKTYQWDFGDGEVSSTDKIEVSHFYKNADIYTVQLIVTGLDGCKDTTSKQIKIKGPNGTLKIDDYYICKGEPYTSNITGKNIKDYFWDFGDLSPTSELSKKDSVTHFYELPGKYLPNVILLSPEGCQITLSAEDSVYVDEINAGPDANIECGDTHTTLFGSSALNISGNYYWEGPAGANYIPDNTSLNTQTNVTGKYILRLKNNLCAITDTAEVTTSGIVPTAFAGSDKKLDCINGTATLDGTTTTADTRYRWTGPSEALFSPHDSIGVPSVNREGQYILTVTQKYCTKTDTVIISKCSLTPTDTTIKICANIQGTPNQYNSFNLNDLDNKVIGSVSSSVTWFEDSLFVKQTGASQSSILINDSSFYAKITSIDGTEIGRARVKLEVYPFVQVDFDNIPFTCESSDTIEITGTTPLGGIFTGANILPEGKFIPPSEEGDYLVQYKYTSVYGCSDSLSKTATVIEVPLPPLVTDTIEYCQTIEILPLIEATPKVGNTLSWYQDNSSQNSISQPVADRKASLVIYYVSQQNFLCESERAKITVITDTTPVVQPVSLLDPICQGFTRTLSTTGLLGSNYYWELSGGNDLEFTPSAYDTLFMTAGTENISGKIQEISDKGCKSDTGYFNIQVDLLPTTSAVGGLQEDTLSYCIVQVNKTLNGNTPTIGTGKWNINKNTDDAVIDQSLPESLITDFEDIKDTIIATWEITNGVCPVSQATVIVLPVQAYYPEVTLDQMPPVCEGTTVTFKANAGQASGDQPKYSFYDENNQLLSGNDSINTFTTNIVSDIKVYAKIKSDYHCLYSETDTSNLVYQKAYVHPIAQIAKNYDSICINRAPVILNYKKNTTKDTTYYEWHSTNTIEDLSGSSVYINSPDASGTYRLKVYNPYCPPAFDSVSIKIYEQPEISFAETFLNIDYHPEKMVQLPLSINPLKYDTINHVTWTPIEFLGFYDHGSFSPLTYNTFVKKPYYIAQDQEMVNTYEVTVYNGPKGKGCEATAEVSINNYIPVNIPNIFSPNGDGLNDYWILRGLAKYPKTKVKVFNRWGNILFENHEGYKQPWDGTSAGAKVPFGTYYYVVEFLGSEDQSDYSASGWVVVME; encoded by the coding sequence TTGAAAAAATCTGTATTAATATATTTAACAATTATCTGTCTGACAATTTTATCCAATGAAGGATTTGGTCAGATACAGGTAAATTTTAATACTTTTACACCAGGGGACTCCTGCAAAAGCAGAACGGTACAGTTCGACGCATCAACTTCAACCGGGCCTATTTCTTCTTATCAATGGGAATTTAAAAATAAAACTACCGGTGCTAGTCTGGGTGTTGGAACAGGGAAAAATATTACTAAAAATTTTTTAACGCCCGGTTTATATGAAGCTATACTTACTGTTTCAGACGGAAGTTTTACTTTAACTAAGGCAGTAGACATAAAAGTATATCACCAGCCTCAAGTAGACTTTACTTCTGATGTTCAGGAAGGATGTCTTCCTCAGAAAATTAATTTCATTGACAAAAGCAGCGCTGGAGATGGTATTATTACTAAATGGGAATGGAATTATAATGATGGGAAAAAAGACATATTCACTACTGCCACAAATCCCTCTCATGACTATATTGCTGGGGGCAGTTACACACCTACATTAATCTTAACAAATAGTTTTGGCTGCACCAATTCATTACCCAAAGACAAGTTCATTACGATTTATGATAAAATAACTCCTGCCTTCCTCTCTACCAACAACTATAGTTGTACCGCACCTCACACCGCTACCTTTGAAAACTTATCTCCCATAGATGGAAGGTTCAATTACACATGGGATTTCGGAGATGGAACTAAATTAGAATCCAATGATCCTTTTATAAACCATGAATACATAAAGCCCGGAATATATAGTATCAAACTCACTGCCCAAAATACTCCGGGCAACTGCAGTACATTTGTACAAAGCAGTGGAGTAAAAAATGTATTTATAGGAAAGCCAGCTGCTGACTTTGATATTGCTTCTAAATTCTGCCTTGGAACATCCACATATATTTACCCGAAAGCTGATACAACAGGAATAAGTAATGAAGGTAAATGGTTCTTTGAAGACGACAATTCAGTTTATAACAGCAAAACAGGCTACCACACCTTTAACAAAGAAGGTAAATGGAAAGTCAAATATGTTACATTCAATACCTATTCCGGATGCTATAGTGATACTGCAACAAAAGAAGTGGAAGTACTTCCTATTCCCACGGCAGATCTCATACCTGATATCCCAAACGGTTGTCAGATACCTCACCTTGTTACTTTTAGAAACCTCAGCAAAAATGGAAACACCTACGAGTGGAACTTCGGAGACGGCACTCTCCCCCTTGTAACCACTGATCTTTCTCCTGTTACCAAAAATTACAATGCATTCTCAACCTATACAGTGCGTTTAAAAGTAACTAATGATGCTGGATGTAGCACCACTAAAAATTACAATTACATAAGAATACAAAAACCATCTGTAGATATTACAGTAAATCCCACTGAAGGTTGCATGCCTCTTACTGTCAACATCAAGGCCAAACCTACATCTAATGATCCTGGTTTAAAATATGTTTACGATTTTGGAAATGGCCAAACCGATACGGCTTCTGTTGATCAGCATTCAGGTACTTATCCTGTTCAGGGATCATTTACTGTGAAAGTCAGAATTATTACGAATCAGGGTTGTATTGCAGAATCAACAGGAAAAACTGTAACTGTTAATGAATTTTGTGATGATGATGGTGGAGGTGGAGGAGGCGGTGGAGGCGGTGGTCCTATTTCAGTTGATAGAAGTTCTGACTGCAATCAGAAGTATACCTTTACCTTTAATGATACAACTTCCACTGCAACGGTCATCTCCTGGGATTTTGACGGGACTTTTATTAACAATTCCTCCAACCCCATTACTTATACATTTCCTGACTATACTGGAAATAAAAAATTCATGGTAACGGCAAAACTTCAGGATCACGGTACCGGAAGCATTATTGAGCATAAAAAGAGAGTAACAGTAGTTGATGAAAAAGCTAATTTCATTCCAGATGTATTGAATATCTGTAAAGGACTAACTGTCAAATTCAATACGACAGAAATTGATTCAAGCAATATCAGCAAATACACTTGGGATTTCAGAGACAGCACTGCCAGAAAAATCATAAACAATACCCTCAACTATAAAAATTATGGCACTTATCTCAACGGCAATATAAGCTATGTTTATAAAGATACTGGTATTTTTTATCCCAAGCTGATTATAGAAGATAAATTCGGATGCAAAGATTCTATCCAATATCCTCTGCCAATTGTTGTTAAGGGCCCTAAAGCCTATTTTACAATTGATACTGCAAGTTTCTGCAAGGGCAAATTTTCAGTGGCATTTTCTGACAGCTCAAAAGCCAATGGCCTAACCCCTATTAACCAGTGGAAATGGGATTTTGGAGATGGAACCTCATTGACATCTTCAGAAGACACTTTAGTAAACCACCAATACAATAACACAAGCTACTATAGGAACTATAAAACAAGCCTCACCATCACTGACTCCTTAGGATGTACAGATAAATACGAGCGCAATGTTACATCTTTCGTACCCAGAGCGAGTTTTTATACTAACGATACATTACGTTGCGGAAAGTTCAATATATCATTTACTAATAACTCTTCAGCATATGTATCCAATTACAATCAATACACCTGGAAATACGGTAACGGTAAGATTTCGACAGGTTATAGCGGAAATACAGTTTTTTCTGATACCGGAAAATTCACAATAACGCTGATCGTAAAAGATGATGGTGGTTGTGTAGATTCTATCACCAAAAGCAATTATGTAAAACTGGTTAAACCCGTTGCGGACTTTGCAGTAGGAAGTGATACAGCGAAATGCATTGGTACTTTCTCTCTTCCGTTTACAAGTACTTCTACATATGGTAAAACCTATCAATGGGATTTCGGAGATGGTGAAGTTTCTTCAACCGATAAAATTGAAGTAAGCCATTTTTATAAAAATGCAGATATATACACTGTTCAACTAATCGTAACCGGTCTAGACGGATGTAAGGATACGACAAGTAAGCAGATTAAGATCAAAGGACCTAACGGAACTTTAAAAATAGACGATTACTATATCTGCAAAGGAGAACCTTATACTTCAAACATTACAGGTAAAAATATTAAGGATTACTTCTGGGATTTCGGAGACCTCTCACCTACTTCCGAATTATCAAAAAAAGATTCTGTAACCCACTTTTATGAATTGCCTGGCAAATATCTTCCTAATGTTATTCTTCTTAGTCCTGAAGGATGCCAGATAACCCTTTCAGCAGAAGACTCTGTTTATGTAGATGAAATCAATGCAGGTCCGGATGCAAACATTGAATGCGGAGACACTCACACAACGTTATTCGGAAGTTCTGCCCTGAATATATCTGGCAATTACTATTGGGAAGGACCTGCCGGAGCTAATTATATCCCTGATAATACAAGTCTGAACACTCAGACTAATGTTACGGGAAAATATATCCTCAGACTAAAAAATAATCTTTGTGCTATTACAGACACCGCAGAAGTAACAACTTCGGGAATTGTTCCTACTGCATTTGCAGGAAGTGATAAGAAACTGGACTGCATTAACGGTACTGCAACTCTGGATGGAACTACCACTACTGCTGATACCAGGTATAGATGGACTGGTCCATCAGAGGCTTTATTTTCACCTCATGACTCTATTGGAGTGCCTTCAGTTAATAGAGAGGGGCAATATATTTTAACTGTAACTCAAAAGTATTGTACAAAGACTGACACAGTAATTATAAGCAAATGCTCTCTTACACCTACTGATACGACAATAAAAATATGCGCCAATATTCAAGGAACACCCAACCAGTATAATTCCTTTAACCTTAATGACCTTGACAATAAAGTCATAGGCTCTGTCAGCTCATCTGTCACCTGGTTTGAAGATAGTCTTTTTGTAAAACAGACTGGAGCGTCTCAATCAAGTATTCTTATCAATGACAGTAGTTTTTATGCCAAAATTACAAGTATCGACGGAACTGAGATTGGAAGAGCAAGAGTAAAACTGGAAGTCTATCCTTTTGTACAAGTTGATTTTGATAACATTCCCTTTACATGTGAAAGCTCAGATACAATTGAAATTACAGGCACTACCCCCTTGGGTGGCATCTTTACCGGAGCAAACATATTACCTGAAGGAAAATTCATACCTCCATCTGAAGAAGGAGATTATTTGGTTCAATACAAATATACCAGTGTCTATGGATGCTCTGATTCTCTCTCTAAAACAGCTACTGTAATAGAAGTTCCTTTACCTCCATTAGTTACGGACACTATTGAATATTGTCAGACAATTGAAATATTGCCTCTGATAGAAGCTACACCCAAGGTTGGCAATACCTTAAGCTGGTATCAGGATAACAGCTCACAAAATTCTATCTCACAACCTGTGGCAGATAGAAAGGCTTCATTGGTTATTTATTATGTAAGTCAGCAAAACTTCCTTTGTGAAAGTGAAAGAGCAAAAATTACTGTTATTACTGATACAACACCTGTAGTACAGCCTGTTTCGCTGCTTGACCCAATTTGTCAGGGATTCACAAGAACCCTCTCCACAACAGGCCTTTTGGGCAGTAATTACTACTGGGAACTTTCGGGCGGAAATGATTTAGAATTCACACCTTCTGCCTACGATACATTATTTATGACTGCAGGGACAGAAAATATATCCGGAAAGATTCAGGAAATTTCAGACAAAGGATGCAAAAGTGACACTGGATATTTCAACATTCAGGTTGACTTATTGCCCACTACCTCTGCAGTTGGAGGATTACAGGAAGACACTTTATCATATTGCATAGTTCAGGTCAATAAAACACTTAATGGAAATACTCCAACAATCGGAACAGGAAAGTGGAATATTAATAAAAATACGGACGATGCAGTTATAGACCAATCTTTGCCTGAATCTTTGATTACAGATTTTGAAGACATAAAGGATACTATTATTGCGACATGGGAAATTACCAATGGAGTTTGTCCGGTGAGTCAGGCTACAGTCATAGTATTGCCTGTGCAGGCATATTACCCTGAAGTAACCTTAGATCAGATGCCTCCCGTATGTGAAGGAACTACAGTTACTTTTAAGGCAAATGCCGGACAAGCTTCGGGAGATCAACCCAAATACAGTTTCTATGATGAGAACAATCAGTTATTAAGCGGCAACGATTCCATAAATACATTTACAACAAATATAGTATCAGACATTAAAGTCTATGCTAAGATTAAATCAGATTATCATTGTCTATATTCAGAAACAGACACTTCCAATCTTGTATATCAGAAAGCATATGTCCATCCTATAGCCCAGATAGCCAAAAATTATGACTCTATATGTATCAATAGAGCTCCTGTCATCCTTAATTATAAAAAGAACACTACAAAGGACACCACCTACTATGAATGGCATTCGACTAACACAATAGAAGACCTTTCGGGATCTTCAGTATACATAAACTCACCTGATGCATCAGGCACTTATCGTTTAAAGGTTTATAATCCTTACTGCCCTCCTGCTTTTGATTCCGTATCAATTAAAATATATGAACAACCTGAGATCTCTTTTGCTGAAACATTTTTAAATATTGATTACCATCCGGAAAAAATGGTTCAACTTCCTCTTTCAATCAATCCACTTAAATACGATACCATCAATCATGTTACCTGGACCCCGATTGAATTTCTGGGATTTTATGACCATGGGTCTTTCTCACCTTTAACCTATAATACTTTTGTTAAAAAACCATACTACATTGCCCAAGACCAGGAAATGGTTAACACCTATGAAGTCACTGTTTACAATGGTCCTAAAGGAAAAGGTTGCGAAGCTACAGCAGAAGTCAGCATTAATAACTACATCCCTGTAAACATCCCCAATATTTTTTCTCCTAATGGAGACGGGCTTAATGACTATTGGATACTGAGAGGATTAGCAAAATACCCTAAAACCAAAGTAAAAGTATTTAACAGGTGGGGTAATATCTTATTTGAAAATCATGAGGGATATAAACAACCATGGGATGGCACTTCCGCTGGAGCTAAGGTTCCTTTCGGCACTTATTACTATGTTGTAGAATTTCTTGGAAGTGAAGACCAAAGCGACTACTCAGCAAGCGGATGGGTAGTAGTAATGGAATAA